In Diadema setosum chromosome 2, eeDiaSeto1, whole genome shotgun sequence, the DNA window TTAtagacaacaaacaaataaacaaacaaaacagtaatGAAAGGTTTGCAAATGAGACAAATTtctatcaatttcatttcatcacaaCAGTATTGCCTTACATAATGCCAGAGCTGACATTCAGAGAAGAAAATGTCTCGAGAATGAAAAGCTGAAATGTGGTCAGGCATATGCCACCACATCTCACTGCAAACCCACCCAAGTATAGCTGTTACAATCTGCTAAAGGGTGTTAAAGGACAAATTCTCCataatatatacagtatgtggattgagtgaatgcagcaatatcagtaaaacacatcagtgaaagtttgaggaagatcagaaaatccattcaaaagctATGAAATTGttaagtttctgtgcagtcactgctgaatgagaagactacaacagcttatgatttatatcatgtttacagtatgtcacatgcatagaacgaTGTCAATTAAATATGAagataattccacaaaatttcatttttggaaaaaaagtgcacactccctcaacttgttactgatgtatgttaaggctAATATCACTCCCCCTGCCATCAGAAAGAGGCAAGTAAggtattcttttgttattcacaaaaagttaaaacatgttgaattttctgtatattttctttaaatatagttcaatgcttgtcaaatcacaagctgtagtattcttctcatccagcgatggtggcactgaaacttcaacaattcataacttttgaatagatattccaactttcctcaaactttcaatgatgcattctactaatattgctgcattctctcaatccttacggatatgaagatgaacttgtccgtTACTTATATCAGGTGTCACGTAGGCAGTTTATGTTGGCCATTAAGAAAACAAACTCACTGTGTCAGATGCTTGGTTTTCTTCTCAATGAAGGCCAAAGCTTCGGGGAGAGTGAACTCTACAAAGAATCCAAAGCCAACTTGGACAAAGATCTTGGAAGAGTCAGGCCTGCATAAAAGCAAACAGCATGAGGATCATTGTATGATCAATTCTtcatacagtgtactcccgttataacgaagtccttgggaccgccagttttctttcgttatatcgaaatttcgttataaccgaacaaataaacaatagaaatacatagagcggataatgttggggcctgaatttttacttcgttgtaaccggaatttcgttataaccgtgtttgttataatgggagtgcactgcatcACATTAAGTTACCCAAGCCTGTAACTGCATGCTGTGTGGACATGGTGTCATGTTATGTTTTAGAAACACTTAATTTTTCTACAATTTCCATCTGTTCCATCTCTCTGGAGTATAAGGTGAATATAGATACTGTGATTTCTTAAATATCTCTCCAAATTTCTGCAGTGCATTAAAAGCATCagttattcagaaaaaaaaaggaatataaaTACAAACAATGAACATTTGGTGCACTATTTCTATCAGGCTTCGAAGAGCGAGAATCTTATATAAAATGCCAGCTTACCAATATAAATAACACACTGGTGCTGAAAAGAGCTAAAAGACAATAAtaagggcaaaaaaaaaaaaaaaaaaattgatgaatGATGAATGATGCTCAAGAGAAAGTTACAATGACTAATGACAGAAAACACTCACACTCTTGCCTGGGCATAGAAGTTGCAGCCCAGATCCACCTGTGTTTTCAGCTCCCCTTCATCATAGCCTGCCTCCTGGtgtgtcatggcaacaaaaaaaaaaaaaaacaaacaaaaaaaaaaacaaaaaaaaaatacttcaacaggcatttaaagggatggtacagtattggtggagatgagaattgggcatttaactttttgcgagataccaagaaaacacttatgatgtagtacagaacataccattttaagaggaattcaatgtttatttgatgaaaatcgggtttggaatgactgaagcatccaaaaacaaagtaaaacaaagcgaacgtaataaagtgtgggtcccacactttattagaattgctctttttttgttgatatctcagctatttcaaaaccaattttcgtcaaatagacgttgaattcctcatagaactacatgctctttcatatttcataagaggtttcttattatctcaccaaaaaatgttagaaacctgaagttaggtctcaaccaaaatgatacgatccctttaaaaccaAACattactgtcatcatcatcatcaccaccatgtttttcatattcaaaatgCAACAAAGAGTGTAGAAGTGTAATGGTTTCATCAATGTATGAAGGCAGATTAGCTTCCTTTAGCGAAGGAACATTCAAGGTGTACTTTTGAGCATTTCCATCAACCTCCGGCACAGCTGAATAGTTCCCAGTCCTCTGTGTACCTTGTAAGCTATTTCTTGCTTCATGTGTGAAATAATGGTGAGCATGAAACGTGGACCTGCAAATTGTCCAAAAtgtctttgttttgcttttcaacTTAACTCAGGATCATTACTTTAAAAAGGAATGACCAATTTGCATAATCTGGTAACATCCTACCAATAAAAGTCTAGCCTCCTTCTCCTTGCACTTTTCCACCACATTCTTGATCCTATTCTCTTCTTCCTCATTCTAAGGCCCTCTTGAGTTTCTTACCTGAATCTTTTCAATAGTCGTCTTCAGCTGGAGGTACTCTGCAATCTGTGAGAATATCATGTCTCGAGTTTCCAAGACTTTTCTGCAAAATCAAAAATTGATGAGGCATTGAGCATGCATCCCAAAATTGTGCCACAGCATAGAGCCCCAAGTACTACTGTACACCCTGATACATCCTAGCTCTTAAATGAGACTCCCTCACCTCCTGTGCTGTGGAAGAAGTCCATGCATGGCTCATTTGGTTGTGTGAGATATAATTTTGGTACCACTGGACTGATACACTCATTATCTGGAAGTAGTCTGCCAATATGACTATAAACTATTTAAAGAGCTGGGAAAGACGACCTTATGCCCCCCCAACCACTCCGCACTATTTTTTCCATACCACTCTACACTACATGTACCCTACCCTTTGCTAGCTTACCCACAGATGCTGCACTCACATCAGTCCCACACACATCTGGCAAGTGGTGAGGTATGAGTGGGGGGACAGACCCTACATTCACATAAGACCCTGCTTCGctttttttacgactgaccgtccACACTGCTATCTCAACAGTTCCCGAGCTGCAAGGCGCGCGGGGGCAATTGGGGCTTGGGGCAAGCTCTGCCACTTAAACAAGACATCGCGCTTGACTGAAAGATTGTTCTGTATCTATCTGGTtgtcggggatatgttctgcAGAgactgcggggggggggggggggggggtggtggggagTCTTGCCAAGagctttttatattttgatactCTTCACATCACCTGAAATCATTCAGCCAAGCATCATCAGCACATTACTAAGTCATGATATTATCATCTCAAACACTACTCTTTCTCATCTTGAAATCTACCTGAACTCTAGCCCAACCAGACGCTGTGCAAACACTTGTTTgtgtacagcaacagggctgtgtatagactAGTTAACTTAAACTCATGTTATTCTAGCTAGGCCAGGCCTAGACAGAACAATTCATCTGTCCGGAGGAGTACTACcagtattatcttttttttttttcactttatcgTCGGCTCTCCTCCAAGGGGATTTcgtgaagccagatgcagtctctgTGGAATATATCCCCAATATGATCAgatatattgttgttgttttgtttttagtgacCAGATAAAGACCGATTTTTCAGTCAAGGATGGGgtctaaccgcaccagcgaccccaacCCGTAACAAGCTGCTACTGGTTACAGTGCCCCGCGCCAGGGATAGGGTCTACCAGATTAGATACCCTAGACAATctatatcatgatatgtaaatctATGAAGACTACGTCTTACGATAAAAGACATCATTTCTGTCAGTATTTACCATGCCATGCACTAGATGTCTAATTTACACCAGTTAGTCTACCACGGGCATGGCCATCCGATCCGGGCCAAATGCTATGGTCCCTAGGTCTACTTTATCTCGAAGTTCAACTGCACCAGTGGGAGAAAAGATGAATTTGCAGTTTAGTCAAATCAGGCCACACAATTTGATCCAGTTCATTTGACAATGTCAATggcatttctcttttttgttaaattaaGTAATTTTATTCATTGTTAAGCGTTAAAGAGAAGAAAATCTAGCATGTGAATGTATGAAATGCAGCAAGTTACTCACTCCAAGTCTTTCCTCAACACTTCGTTAATGAACCGCTCATATTCAACCACTTTCTGCGGTATCTCGTCAGACATTTTGTGCCATTTACAGGAAATTATAGGTGTATAATGTTGGTTTGGAGTACCACCACAACGTCACTCATGGCCTGTGCACTGTGGCTCTGTCACGTTTACTGCGTTGTGCATTGCATCAAGCGTAGGCTGCTAATACTatatcagttcgggaaacccactcacaaggggggcctcTCCTTAttagtaacccgtcccccttataagtaaccccgtcccccttataagtaacccccggggcaccccttataaggagtctccacgctgttttgcaatgcaacgcgaaaatgaaaggactgcggcaattcgcttgattatgtccataaagcttcacaagtttcctagttactcacgaaatttgagcaaaatcggtttgaggcatcatatctaaaatcatggatttaaatgcgatgtcaaacgacccatgcgaatgctgaaatgcgaacGATTACTGGCgcgagtgtcgccaggcgcggcggcgcggcaatgcttgagtgcagacgtggcgactgagtacggaggtcagtcgccacgtctgcactcaaacattgccgcgccgccgcgcctggcgacactcgcgccagtaatcgctcgcatttcagcattcgcatgggtcgtttgacatcgcatttaaatccatgattttagatatgatgcctcaaaccgattttgctcaaatttcgtgagtaactaggaaacttgtgaagctttatggacataatcaagcgaattgccgcagtcttttcattttcgcgttgcattgcaagaAAGCGTGatgactccttataaggggtgccccgggggctacttataagggggacggggttacttataagggggacaggttacttataaggaggggccccccttgtgagtgggtttccccaCAGAACTATATAGGTAGAATGATCAAGTGGGGTCTGAAAGCATAGCCAGCGCACGCGATCTCCGCCATTTtggttagtcttttgttacgtcacggctaGCGTGCGCAACAGGGTTTGCAGAGTTGCAGCATGGTAGGTATAGCGCGCCCAGGCCTAcgctgacttttttttcttcttttttacctccCCATGTTCATCgcaagccgtgacgtaacaaaagactaatcAAAATGGCGGCATGTAATGTGCGCGCAACTGGCTATAAAGCTACGCGTGGGTTGTGAATGGGCTTGATCAATCTACAatgtgggtttcccgaactgatatGATCCACTACCCGTGGCCGTTTTGGGACCCGTTCAGAGTTCAGTTATATAGAATATTGAAATATATAGACACAATAAAGACTTTTAAATAAATAATTTTAGGCttaataaaaatattaaattatttttaaagtattttagTATGGATATAACTGAGCACAATTTTTTACGCTTTAATTTAAGTTGTCTCGGATGCAATttactcacagaaaaaaaaaaatcttatcatGGCTGAGTTATTACTAGATCCAAATATCAGAATTTGGGTAGTTTTGCCTATAGTATTCATAACTTTCTTCGTAGGAATTATCAGACACTATGTTAGCTTACTCCTTGCAAGCCAGAAAAAGGTTGATTTGCAGAAAGTTGGCGACAGGTAAGCTTCGTCTGAGGTATTGCCATATGAGTATGTACTGTGACTAATTATGTGGCCCCACCTATTACAAATTATGTTGTGTTCTAATAGCCTACTTTGACAACAGAGGGCTGCTGAGAGTGAGCAGAGCAGAGCATGATGGACAAGCAGGCAGAGACAGAATGATTATGTGATATGGCTGATGCTATGATACTGATCTGAGATATAGTCTGCATAGTGGTGTGTCGAATGTTGGCAATTGTGATTATCGATTAGATGATCAACTTGAACAAGCATGACCAGATGACAAGCTTCCAAGGCCAAGCAGTGCATGCGAATTCCACGATTTCGAGTGAATTTTAATTTTAGTAAATTAGGCTACCTACTGAGCTGAGTAGAAATCTACTGTCACTATACACTGTATCACTTATCAGCGTTCTCACTATCATGACTATCAGCAGTGCAGGTCATACGGGTTCGATAGCTTTTGTTCCGATACtgagtgcatgcatgtgtgGCAGAGAGATGGATGAAGGAGGcataatgcacttgtcaatgtaatgacgcaccccgctacccccggacatgggtgcgtcatggtcatttttttactgaccacacggggtttttgacggacaccacagtcacttttttgatggacaaaacgctgcaagtgacgaacaccacagtcacttttttgacggacatcacgttgaaagtgacgcacacctcggtcacttttttgacggacatcctcggtacatttgacgcacccccATAAATACTGAGacgatttttgcatacgttttattcaagcaatttcattttcttttggttcgtaaacataatttgtaaaagtttcggcaagtttcccttaccatggccctgtaagcaccgtactgtcattcaccgtacatcacgcTGCTGCTGCGATATTCCGTATACAGTAgtatgtattctgtgcatgcaatccatacatgacaatcacatttgtgcagatgcgctgtgtgtgcCCGACCATTGCTAGTCCGGTGGATGCATACTGCTAGTGCTGCAGCGCAGGTACACACCACGCCGCGCCACGGCATTCCCGCGAGTAACTACatacagcccagtcgctgtatgtAGAGATTCGCACAGCTGACAGCGTCGCGCGTCTGCTGGTCGGGCTATAAcgcgagcagaaaatggcatgcggcaggcagtttcttctgctgccgcttcttttactgtcaaaaattggcctttgtcaccacagaacatcatttacacacacattgtATTGGAATGTAAACGAACTTTCTTCGATAgcaatgtgtgttggtgttgcatCGCGCGCAATATGCAATAGGCACTAGTAAGTGTTCGACAGTAAAAAGTTGAACTAAGTTGTTACATCGCTGAACAGTCCCTCGTTTGTGATTGAgtatgcatgatttcatgggtttgttggagggaaaatgtaaggagaaagggtggcttttaaattatttgcttgccagattctggcaagcatttttccctcttattccaaaacgcttcccgactgtgattttcacttgccgcgggaaagtgctcactgtaatttcactcgcggtacgtgtatccggtactggtagcgtgcaaaaatgcgtgcagttttccatagccaagtgatgTACCATGATGCACCCCTCGGTTCAAaataatgcgtgttattttccatagccaagtgacataccatgacgcacccctcggtcaaaattttgaccgacaatgatgggattttgacgcacccctcggtcaaaaatttgacggacaaagctggtaaaatgacgaacacctgggtcacaaatttgacggaccaaacgaggaaatgacgcacccatgtccgggggtagtggggggtagtggggtgagtcattacattgacaagtgcataatgATAAAGATCAATATGTGATTGCTGTGGCTAGCTTGcttgaatgttaaaaattgcaGCATCGCAGACTTGTTTACACTTTGCACTCATAAGGCCTAGAACCCTATAACACAAGGCGATATTGAATTAATAGCAGTCAACAGGCTGAATTGCTGTTTTATACTTTACAATGATTCAAAATCACACTGAATTACACACTGAAAAATCTGAGgtataaatattaaaaaaaaagaaagataaatatggacttattgtccccgccgaacgagttcgagcaggggactatgaaacgggctccgtacgtgtgtgtgtccgtgtgtccgtccgtccgtgcgtccgtc includes these proteins:
- the LOC140246067 gene encoding protein UXT-like, which encodes MSDEIPQKVVEYERFINEVLRKDLEKVLETRDMIFSQIAEYLQLKTTIEKIQEAGYDEGELKTQVDLGCNFYAQARVPDSSKIFVQVGFGFFVEFTLPEALAFIEKKTKHLTQYSDKLTQDSAKIRAHIKLVYEGLRELQNLDKDLPEAQTQTLWP